In Buchnera aphidicola (Takecallis taiwana), the genomic stretch TGGCATACTACTTATATATTGTGAATACAAATTTAATATCTAAAATATTCATATTTAAGGTATTAAATTCTACATTATGTAGTATTAACAATACTAATTTTGGTTTTTATTATATTTATAATTTATTATTTACTAATTTATATTTAAAAATAGCATATTTTTTATCAAAAAAACCATTTAATATATTCAATAATTATATTTTATGGTGTATTAAAAAAATTAATTTTTTACTTTTATATACTATTAATAATTCATTTAATTTTTTTACTATAATAATACTGTATTATATGGTTTTTGTAATGTTATTAATTATGTTATTTTAATGAGCTATTATGTAGTTTATTAAATATATAATTTTTTTGTATTACTTACAGGAATTGTAATATATGCTAAGTCTTTTTCTTATTGTGCCTTTTGTAGGTAGTGTATGTTGTTGGTTTTTTGGACGTCAGGGTTATAAATTTGCTAGATTTTTTGCTATATTAGCAGTAATGTGTATAGTGTTATTATCTATTTTGATATGGTTAAAAGATTTTTATCATCATGAACGATGTTATCATATTTATTGGTATGATGAATTAATTATACCATGGATACCACAATTAGGTATAGAATTACATTTAGCGTTAGATGGTTTATCATTTATAATGATTGCTTTAACAAGTGTTTTAAGTTTAATTGCAGTTTTATGTTCATTTTACCAAATCAAAAATAATGAAGGTTTATTTTATTTTAATTTATTATTTATGGTATTTGGTATTATGGGTGTCTTGTTATCTATTGATTTATTTTTGTTTTTTTGTTTTTGGGAGATTATGGTACTTCCAATGTATTTTTTAATAATTTTTTGGGGGAATCCACAATATACCGAAAAACAAAAAATCTATACTGCAAATAAGTTTTTAATTTACACGCAAGTATCCAGTATAGTCATGTTATTTTCAATTTTATTATTATCTTTTAATTATTATTACCAAACTGCAATTTGGACATTTGATTATAATTGTTTTATAAATAACTCTATACCCTTACCGTTAGAATATATTATTATGTTAGGTTTCTTTATTGCTTTTGCGGTGAAGATGCCTATTGTTCCGTTTCATGGATGGTTTGTGAATTGTCATAGTCAATCTTGTATAGATGGTTCTTTTGATGTACTTGGTATGTTGATTAAAGTTGCTGCTTATGGGTTGCTACGTTTTAATATGCATTTATTTCAACATACTTCTCATAATTTACATTTAATAGTTTTCTTTTTAGGTATAATAACTATTTTTTATGGTGCGTGGATGGCATTTTGTGAACTAAATTTAAAAAAAATTATTGCTTATAGTTCTATATCACATATGGGTTTTATCTTAATTACTATATATTGTAATAATATATTTTCATATTATGGAGCAATTATTCAAATAATTGCTAGTTCATTTACAACATCTGCTTTATTTATTTTATTAAGTCAATTATATCGACGTACTCATACAAATATTATTACTAATTTGGGCGGTTTATACGCTACTATTAAGTGGATACCAGGTTTTTTTTTATTTTTTTTATTTGCAAATTTAAACTTGCCAGGAACAATTAATTTTGTTGGTGAGATTATGGCATTAATTGGAATTTTTATTCAATCGCCTTATTTAGGATGTATATTAGTTTTTAGTTTATTATTTTCTGTAATATATTCATTGTATATAACTCATAAAATATTTTACGGTCCTTTAAAAAATAATTTTACTATGACATGTAAACAAATTGATTTTTTAGAGTTTTTTATGATATTATTTTTTATGCTTATAACATTGATTTTAGGTATATATCCAAATAATATTTTACAAGTGATTCGGTTGTCTATCACATAAAATAAGTTACTATTTACTTTTATAAGAGCGATGATTTGTATGTTTATACCTCATGTTAAGATAATAGCATTAATGCCATTATTTATTTTAATGTCTAGTATTTTTATAATCATGTTTTCGATGATCTTAAAAAGAAATCATGTTTTTGTATTTTGTATCACATTATGTAGTTTATTATGCACGTTAGTATCATTATTTTATATATATTATATTGTACCAGTTACAATTACTTCATTGTTATATATTAATTTTTATTCTCTAGCATATATATTTATTGTAATATTTTCTAGTATATGTATGATATCTATTGTTTATATTTTTTTAGAAAATTTTTATAATCATAAAGAAGAGTTTTATATATTACTTTTATCTTCTATAACTGGCGCTGTTATTCTAATTGAAGCAAATCATATTTTTACGATATTTATTGGTATGGAATTACTTTCTTTGCCAATTTTTGGTTTAATAACATACTCTTTTAAGCGAAGTACATCTATACCAGTGATATTAAAATATGTTTTATTATCTAGTATTGTAACATCTTTTTCATTGTTAGGTATTACAGTAATATACTTGATATGTGGTACTTTAAAATTAAATTATATTAAAATTGCATTTTTAATTAATAATATATTTATTAATAAAATTTTGTTATTTGGTGTAGTGTTTTTTTTAACTTCTGTATTTTTTAAATTATCATTATTTCCATTACATTTTTGGATTACTGATGTTTATAATTATGCCTCTCCGGTATTATTAATTTATTCCGTTACAGTGGTTAAAGTAGCAGTTTTTTCAATATTAATTAAGTTATTTGTATATTTTCCGTATATACAGTGTCAGAAATTATATTTATTTATAGAATTATTGGCAATATTATCTATTATTTGTGGTAGTATTATGGCGGCTTTTCAAAATAATATTAAAACATTTTTTGGATATTCTTCTATTGTGCATATTGGTTACATATTAACGACTTTATTAGTCATTCAGGATTATTATATTTCGAATAATATTGCAATAATATATTTAATTAATTATACAATGAGTAGTATTGGTATATTTAGTGTTTTAAGTATATTGATATTACGTAATAAAAATGTAAATTTTGATTTACAGTCTTTATCGGTATATAATACTTTATTAAAAGGAAAGCCTATTTTATGTATTGCAATTATTATCATTATGTTTTCTTTTTTAGGTATGCCTTTTACATATGGTTTTATTACAAAATTTTTAATTTTATCTATTATGATACAAAATAAATTTTGGTTTTTATTATTATCTGTCGCAATTAGTTCTGGTTTTGGGATATATTATTATTTAAAAATTATATTATGTTTATATAATACACGGAATATGATATCGATTCAAAATAGAACACCTTATACAAGAATTGAAATTGTGATTATTTTTATTAGTATATTAATTGTTATTTTGGGAATTTGTCCTCAACTTATTATGAATATATTAAGATTAAATAATTAATTTTGTTGCATCGTTTATATATTTTATAAAATATGATTACTTTAATGTATATAATAATTAATTTTTATTATTGTAATATAATAAAGTTTTTGTAATTTTTATCTTATAATGTTAAAAATATTTTATACATTTATATATTTTATATAATACATGATAATATATCTCTATTATAAGATATTAATTACATAATACAATTAATATACTAAATATCAGTGTTGTATTTATGAAAGACAATTTTTCGGATAAACAAATATTGTTATTAAAATGGTTGAAATATATCAAATTAATTTGTTTAAAAGATTGTAACGATTCTATAGATAATATTAAGTATATCGCAAAAAAATTAAATTTACTAACATGGTCGGCATTTATTATTACGATATCTGGTACAAATGGTAAAGGTAGTACATCTGCTGTTTTAGAAAAAATTTTTTTAAATTTAGGATATACAGTAGGATTATATTCTTCTCCACATTTATTATATTATTATGAAAGAATACGAGTGAATGGGCAATATATTCATGATCCGATGATACATATCACGGTATTGCAAAGAATAGTCTTAATGTCTAAAAATATTAAATTATCTTATTTTGAATTTATTACTCTTTCTGCATTATTGATATTTCAGAGTTATAATTTAGATATTATAATTTTGGAAGTTGGTTTAGGTGGTAGATTAGATGCAACTAATATTATTGATCCTAATATAGCAATTATTACTAATATTGGTTTAGAACATACACATTATCTAGGAAAATCAAGAAATAATATAGGATATGAAAAATCTGGCATTTTTCGTAAAAATATTATTGCTATTATTGGAGATAATAATATTCCCTACTCTGTATATCAAGCGGCAAATTTTTTTAAAGTTTTTTTATATCGCGTACAATATGAATGGTATTGGGTGGAATCGAAACATTATTGGAATTTTTATGATCAACGAGGTATGTTTATTAATTTACCTATACCGGCAGTATCACTACCTAGTAGTGCAATTGCAATAGCAGCTTTACGTGCTATAAAGCTTGATGTTAGCAGAAAAATTCTTGTTTATTCTTTAAAGCAAGTATTTTTACCAGGACGATTTCATACAATTTATACAAATCCAAGAATTATAGTTGATGTTGCACATAATGCACATGCAACACGTTATTTAAATAAAAAATTGCAATCTTTATTTACAGATCGTAATGTTAAAATTTATGGTGTTTTTGGAATTTTATCTGATAAAGATATTAAAAATACTACTGTAAATTTAATCAATGTTATTGATTTTTGGTATTATACAGTTTTACAAACTGATCGTACTGCTACATTAGATTCAATTAAATGTTGTTTACCTAAAAATTCTATCTTTAGTTTCAGTATAAAACATGTAATATATCATTTAATACGAACAGTAAAAAAACAAGATATAATTCTAGTATTTGGATCGTTTTTTGCTGTTTCGGAAGCGATAACAGCAATAAGTAATTTATATGATTAAAATGAATAAAATATTTTTATTTTTTTAAATTAAAAGTTGTATATTTTTTATATTCAAACATAGCAGAAATTGATTCTTCGTTACTAATTCGACGTATGGCTTCTGCTAACATGGTAGATAAAGTTAATGTTCGAACTTTATTATGTTTTTGTATTTCTAATGATAATGGAATTGTATCACAAACAATAATTTCATCGATGTATGTTTTTTGTATATTTTGGAGAATATCTCCAGAAAATACCGGATGTGTTGCATATGCAAAAACTTTATTAGCTCCATGTTGTTTTAATGCTTTTGCAGCTTTACATAATGTGCCCCCGGTATCAATCATATCATCTACTAATATACAATCTCGATTTGAAACATCTCCAATAATATGCATGACTTGTGCAACATTTTTTCTTGGTCTTCTTTTATCAATAATAGCCATATCAGTATCATTTAATAATTTTGCAATTGCGCGTGCTCGAATTACACCTCCGATATCTGGTGAAACTATGATTGGTTCTTTTAAATTTAACCTTAGCATATCTTCCAATAAAACAAAGCTACCAAATACGTTGTCTACCGGTACATCGAAAAAACCTTGGATTTGCTCTGCATGTAAATCAACAGTTAGAATACGGTCAATACCAACACTAGACAAAAAATCTGCAACTATTTTTGCTGTGATTGGTACACGTGTTGATCGCACTCTACGGTCTTGTCTTGCATATCCAAAATATGGAATTACTGCAGTAATACGTCCAGCAGATGCTCTTCGTAAAGCATCTATAATAACTGCCAATTCAATAATATTATCATTTGTAGGACAACACGTGGATTGAATAATAAAAATATCATCGCCACGTACATTTTCATTAATTTGTACACTAATTTCCCCGTCACTAAAACGGCTCACTGTTGCATCTCCAAGATGACTATATAATTTATGTGCAATTAATTTTGCCAGAATTGGGACTGAATTACCAGAAAATATTTTCATGTTTAGCATAAAATATCTCATATATATGAATACATTAATTAATATTTTTTACAGTATATAAAATATATTCAATATTATAAAATAATAATATTATTATAGTGTATTATAATTATTTAATTAATATTTATTAATACGATTAAAAATATTTTTGTAAATTGTATCTATACGGCATGTAATAAAAGGATAAATCTAATTTTGAAAAAATCTATTATAAATAAATTAGAACAATTACATATTAAATTAAAACAAATTGAAGAATTAATTATATGTAAAGAGGTTATAACTAATCAGGCACGTTTTAAAAAACTAACAAAAGAATATTTGAGATTATCAAATTTGATTTCTGTTTTTTTGAAATGGAAAAAAAATAATCAGGACATTGAATTAACTACAAAATTACTTAGTGATGCTGAAATGTCTAATA encodes the following:
- a CDS encoding complex I subunit 4 family protein is translated as MLSLFLIVPFVGSVCCWFFGRQGYKFARFFAILAVMCIVLLSILIWLKDFYHHERCYHIYWYDELIIPWIPQLGIELHLALDGLSFIMIALTSVLSLIAVLCSFYQIKNNEGLFYFNLLFMVFGIMGVLLSIDLFLFFCFWEIMVLPMYFLIIFWGNPQYTEKQKIYTANKFLIYTQVSSIVMLFSILLLSFNYYYQTAIWTFDYNCFINNSIPLPLEYIIMLGFFIAFAVKMPIVPFHGWFVNCHSQSCIDGSFDVLGMLIKVAAYGLLRFNMHLFQHTSHNLHLIVFFLGIITIFYGAWMAFCELNLKKIIAYSSISHMGFILITIYCNNIFSYYGAIIQIIASSFTTSALFILLSQLYRRTHTNIITNLGGLYATIKWIPGFFLFFLFANLNLPGTINFVGEIMALIGIFIQSPYLGCILVFSLLFSVIYSLYITHKIFYGPLKNNFTMTCKQIDFLEFFMILFFMLITLILGIYPNNILQVIRLSIT
- a CDS encoding NADH-quinone oxidoreductase subunit N, yielding MICMFIPHVKIIALMPLFILMSSIFIIMFSMILKRNHVFVFCITLCSLLCTLVSLFYIYYIVPVTITSLLYINFYSLAYIFIVIFSSICMISIVYIFLENFYNHKEEFYILLLSSITGAVILIEANHIFTIFIGMELLSLPIFGLITYSFKRSTSIPVILKYVLLSSIVTSFSLLGITVIYLICGTLKLNYIKIAFLINNIFINKILLFGVVFFLTSVFFKLSLFPLHFWITDVYNYASPVLLIYSVTVVKVAVFSILIKLFVYFPYIQCQKLYLFIELLAILSIICGSIMAAFQNNIKTFFGYSSIVHIGYILTTLLVIQDYYISNNIAIIYLINYTMSSIGIFSVLSILILRNKNVNFDLQSLSVYNTLLKGKPILCIAIIIIMFSFLGMPFTYGFITKFLILSIMIQNKFWFLLLSVAISSGFGIYYYLKIILCLYNTRNMISIQNRTPYTRIEIVIIFISILIVILGICPQLIMNILRLNN
- the folC gene encoding bifunctional tetrahydrofolate synthase/dihydrofolate synthase — translated: MKDNFSDKQILLLKWLKYIKLICLKDCNDSIDNIKYIAKKLNLLTWSAFIITISGTNGKGSTSAVLEKIFLNLGYTVGLYSSPHLLYYYERIRVNGQYIHDPMIHITVLQRIVLMSKNIKLSYFEFITLSALLIFQSYNLDIIILEVGLGGRLDATNIIDPNIAIITNIGLEHTHYLGKSRNNIGYEKSGIFRKNIIAIIGDNNIPYSVYQAANFFKVFLYRVQYEWYWVESKHYWNFYDQRGMFINLPIPAVSLPSSAIAIAALRAIKLDVSRKILVYSLKQVFLPGRFHTIYTNPRIIVDVAHNAHATRYLNKKLQSLFTDRNVKIYGVFGILSDKDIKNTTVNLINVIDFWYYTVLQTDRTATLDSIKCCLPKNSIFSFSIKHVIYHLIRTVKKQDIILVFGSFFAVSEAITAISNLYD
- a CDS encoding ribose-phosphate pyrophosphokinase, translated to MLNMKIFSGNSVPILAKLIAHKLYSHLGDATVSRFSDGEISVQINENVRGDDIFIIQSTCCPTNDNIIELAVIIDALRRASAGRITAVIPYFGYARQDRRVRSTRVPITAKIVADFLSSVGIDRILTVDLHAEQIQGFFDVPVDNVFGSFVLLEDMLRLNLKEPIIVSPDIGGVIRARAIAKLLNDTDMAIIDKRRPRKNVAQVMHIIGDVSNRDCILVDDMIDTGGTLCKAAKALKQHGANKVFAYATHPVFSGDILQNIQKTYIDEIIVCDTIPLSLEIQKHNKVRTLTLSTMLAEAIRRISNEESISAMFEYKKYTTFNLKK